One genomic region from Stackebrandtia nassauensis DSM 44728 encodes:
- a CDS encoding NACHT domain-containing protein — protein MSHGTKGFAVVALAALAVPAGVGGVLKNAVASNPLTAVLFLIIYWLLLAVAALVSTAARGPLQRRAAQLGDWVDAVLGRRFSRYARQYRHHMLSVNRWVDFKGLSIVGDHTPELDAVFVDVSVESAPVDRVPGGLVDGGTGTRDGSRHSIHKFLDGRKGGVLAVIGGPGCGKTTLLRHLARDTARDKTNRRRIPVFLALSRLSTPINDEPSLPQLLRIRPPELRVPEPKGWWEQQLHQGNCLVLMDGLDEVADNQDRRKVAEWIGDQVAAFPDNDFVITSRPGGYGQAPIEGARVLAVQPFSREQIERFLRGWYLATEREATGVDDSGVDAIAAEKANDLIDRLKDAPGLDELTANPLLLTMIALVHRYRSALPRGRADLYEEICRAMLWSRHEARGVTVALSGEAKWEVLAQLAFNLMKSRLREIKGSDVPPMIEDALEASLPGTESEQFLREVCGNGLLVEMERGVYAFAHQTIGEYLAAKHIIDCGIEDELVTFVDDVWWAETLELYAACARSIDKLVEACLRKGTEGAIAQAFTCANYGGRLERRLRDRLRRLEEQAFTPRADPAVRRAVARALVSRHLSRLKRLSDSDFYCPQPITEDLYWLFRCATGDGDTASRNPDGEHAVGGLWPADVKNFVDWINTIGRYSDRTDSPFRLPRRDEVELIRGSGGLDETASLQATAPIWRATARGPELPYTVTGEELIAAVTADIEETGLWIPARMALAANRVTAGAAPDLASYHDTLAPEFGWLPGDAAIFSETDSGWVNDLVDRLLSESDGEAASVFAEILAIRAGVWDTEGIATVVSSPSPAPRQSDGSADSASPLPWHDAASRSLADRARTAFARKPPPESPWLLRLPALLLAAEFNASRNDLNRDACLGIAATLTFRECRARDDYPGEALILVRD, from the coding sequence ATGTCGCATGGAACCAAAGGATTCGCGGTCGTGGCGCTGGCCGCCCTGGCAGTCCCGGCGGGGGTCGGCGGTGTCCTCAAGAACGCGGTGGCGTCCAACCCGCTGACCGCGGTGCTGTTCCTCATCATCTACTGGCTGCTGCTGGCGGTGGCGGCCCTGGTGTCGACGGCGGCGCGCGGGCCGCTGCAACGCCGGGCGGCGCAGCTGGGCGACTGGGTCGACGCCGTGCTGGGACGCAGGTTCTCCCGCTACGCCCGCCAGTACCGGCATCACATGCTGTCGGTCAACCGGTGGGTCGACTTCAAGGGTCTGAGCATTGTGGGCGACCATACGCCCGAACTGGACGCGGTGTTCGTAGACGTGTCGGTGGAGAGCGCCCCGGTCGACCGGGTTCCCGGCGGCCTCGTCGACGGCGGCACCGGCACAAGGGACGGTTCCCGGCACTCGATCCACAAGTTCCTGGACGGCAGGAAGGGCGGAGTACTGGCCGTCATCGGCGGCCCCGGCTGCGGCAAGACCACGCTGCTGCGGCACCTGGCCCGCGACACCGCACGCGACAAGACCAACCGGCGCCGGATCCCGGTGTTCCTGGCCCTGAGCCGACTGTCCACACCCATCAACGACGAGCCGAGCCTGCCGCAGCTCTTGCGCATCCGGCCGCCGGAACTGCGGGTCCCCGAACCGAAGGGCTGGTGGGAACAGCAACTGCACCAGGGCAACTGTCTGGTGCTCATGGACGGTCTGGACGAGGTCGCCGACAACCAGGACCGGCGCAAGGTCGCCGAGTGGATCGGCGACCAGGTGGCGGCCTTCCCCGACAACGACTTCGTCATCACCTCCCGGCCCGGCGGTTACGGGCAGGCACCCATCGAGGGCGCACGGGTGCTGGCGGTGCAGCCGTTCAGCCGGGAACAGATCGAGCGGTTCCTGCGCGGCTGGTACCTGGCCACCGAACGCGAGGCCACCGGCGTCGACGACTCCGGAGTGGACGCCATCGCCGCGGAGAAGGCCAACGACCTCATCGACCGGCTCAAGGACGCGCCCGGCCTGGACGAGCTGACCGCCAATCCGTTGCTGCTGACCATGATCGCGCTGGTGCACCGGTACCGCAGCGCGCTGCCACGGGGTCGCGCCGACCTGTACGAGGAGATCTGCCGGGCGATGCTGTGGAGCCGCCACGAGGCCCGGGGCGTGACGGTGGCGCTGTCGGGCGAGGCGAAGTGGGAGGTACTGGCCCAGCTGGCCTTCAACCTGATGAAGTCGCGGCTGCGCGAGATCAAGGGCTCCGACGTACCGCCGATGATCGAGGACGCGCTGGAGGCGAGTCTGCCGGGCACCGAGTCCGAACAGTTCCTGCGCGAGGTGTGCGGCAACGGCCTGCTGGTGGAGATGGAACGCGGCGTCTACGCGTTCGCGCACCAGACGATCGGGGAGTACCTGGCCGCCAAGCACATCATCGACTGCGGCATCGAGGACGAACTGGTCACCTTCGTCGACGACGTGTGGTGGGCCGAGACGCTGGAGCTGTACGCCGCCTGCGCCCGCTCCATCGACAAGCTCGTGGAAGCCTGTCTGCGCAAGGGAACCGAGGGCGCGATCGCGCAGGCTTTCACGTGCGCCAACTACGGCGGCCGCCTGGAGCGGCGACTGCGGGACCGGTTGCGGCGGCTGGAGGAGCAGGCGTTCACGCCCCGCGCGGACCCGGCGGTGCGCCGGGCCGTGGCCCGGGCGCTGGTGTCGCGACACCTGAGCAGACTGAAGCGGCTGAGCGACAGCGACTTCTACTGTCCACAACCGATCACCGAGGACCTGTACTGGCTGTTCCGCTGCGCGACCGGCGACGGCGACACCGCCAGCCGCAACCCCGACGGCGAGCACGCGGTGGGCGGGCTGTGGCCCGCCGACGTGAAGAACTTCGTCGACTGGATCAACACCATCGGCCGCTACAGCGACCGCACCGACTCCCCGTTCCGGTTGCCGCGCCGCGACGAGGTGGAACTCATCCGGGGCTCGGGCGGTCTCGACGAAACCGCTTCGCTTCAGGCCACGGCGCCGATCTGGCGCGCCACCGCCCGGGGACCGGAACTGCCGTACACCGTGACCGGCGAGGAACTGATCGCGGCCGTCACCGCCGACATCGAGGAGACCGGTCTGTGGATTCCGGCCCGGATGGCCTTGGCCGCCAACCGGGTCACCGCCGGGGCCGCACCGGATCTGGCGTCCTATCACGACACGCTGGCGCCGGAGTTCGGTTGGCTGCCCGGCGACGCGGCGATCTTCTCCGAGACCGACAGCGGCTGGGTGAACGACCTGGTGGACCGGCTGCTGTCCGAGTCCGACGGTGAGGCGGCGTCGGTCTTCGCCGAGATCCTGGCCATCCGGGCCGGGGTCTGGGACACCGAGGGAATCGCGACCGTCGTCAGCTCGCCGTCCCCGGCCCCGCGACAGTCCGACGGCTCGGCTGACTCGGCCAGCCCGCTGCCGTGGCACGACGCCGCCAGCCGCAGCCTCGCCGACCGGGCCCGCACCGCGTTCGCGCGCAAACCGCCGCCCGAATCGCCGTGGCTGCTGCGACTGCCCGCGCTGCTGCTGGCGGCTGAGTTCAACGCCAGCCGCAACGACCTCAACCGCGACGCCTGCCTCGGCATCGCCGCCACGCTCACGTTCCGGGAATGCCGCGCCCGCGACGACTACCCCGGCGAGGCCCTGATCCTGGTGCGGGACTGA
- a CDS encoding cytochrome P450, whose translation MKRFPRLTTTERLQVTLLNTLPAFARGIAIARPKTVSLLNRLQVDRRMVDLFDRLRERYRGLPVWISSVNGPTLLLLSPRHVERVLGGSDQLYTPDTKDKHRALGVFQPHGVIVSRGELRVKRRQFNEAILDTSQPAHAERYARIVAAEIDAMMTGPGRDGTLIWPEIKRAFDCVARRVVLGDGAREDVDSTRLLAKLRREANSLGAKPGTRRRVAAWKADWDNRLARYAESAPADSLIGRVTDTYAETEVRPLGQVTQWLTALDMVPVLAARTLALLASHPEHFARANEELAAADAHHGASTAASIAAQPYLQACVMEAARLWPAVPNLARATTRPLDWDGVILKTGTTMVIPALYHARSRRQGRFAHRFTPERWLDGGLDRDWTIMPFSLGPARCAGAMLGGLLATAGCAALLRQAYVRLNTPRLAPDKPLPMAMPVTDISLAVGAKPVTPAPVATASGASASGQ comes from the coding sequence ATGAAGAGGTTCCCGCGCCTGACCACCACCGAACGTCTACAGGTGACATTGCTGAACACCTTGCCCGCCTTCGCGCGGGGCATCGCCATCGCGCGCCCCAAGACCGTGTCGCTGTTGAACCGGCTGCAGGTGGACCGGCGCATGGTGGACCTGTTCGACCGGCTGCGCGAGCGCTACCGGGGGCTGCCGGTGTGGATCAGCTCGGTCAACGGCCCCACCCTGCTGCTGTTGTCCCCCCGCCACGTCGAACGGGTGCTGGGCGGCTCGGACCAGTTGTACACACCCGACACCAAGGACAAACACCGCGCACTGGGGGTGTTCCAGCCGCACGGGGTGATCGTGTCGCGCGGCGAACTGCGCGTGAAACGGCGGCAGTTCAACGAGGCCATCCTCGACACGTCCCAGCCCGCGCACGCCGAACGCTACGCCCGGATCGTGGCCGCCGAGATCGACGCCATGATGACCGGGCCGGGCCGCGACGGCACCCTGATCTGGCCGGAGATCAAACGCGCCTTCGACTGTGTGGCCCGGCGGGTGGTGCTGGGCGACGGCGCCCGCGAGGACGTCGACTCCACCCGGCTGCTGGCGAAGCTGCGCCGCGAGGCCAACTCGCTGGGCGCCAAACCCGGCACCCGCCGACGCGTCGCGGCCTGGAAGGCCGACTGGGACAACCGGCTGGCACGCTACGCCGAGTCCGCCCCGGCCGACAGTCTCATCGGCAGGGTCACCGACACCTACGCCGAGACCGAGGTGCGTCCGCTGGGGCAGGTGACGCAGTGGCTGACGGCCCTGGACATGGTGCCGGTGCTGGCGGCGCGGACGCTGGCGCTGCTGGCCTCGCACCCGGAGCACTTCGCGCGCGCCAACGAGGAACTGGCCGCCGCCGACGCCCACCACGGCGCGTCCACGGCCGCCTCGATCGCGGCGCAGCCGTACCTGCAGGCGTGCGTCATGGAGGCGGCCCGGTTGTGGCCGGCGGTGCCGAACCTGGCGCGGGCGACCACCCGGCCACTCGACTGGGACGGCGTGATCCTCAAGACCGGGACCACGATGGTGATCCCGGCGCTGTACCACGCCCGGTCACGGCGCCAGGGCCGGTTCGCGCACCGGTTCACGCCGGAACGCTGGCTGGACGGCGGCCTGGACCGGGACTGGACGATCATGCCGTTCAGCCTGGGACCGGCCAGGTGCGCCGGAGCGATGCTGGGCGGACTGCTGGCCACCGCGGGCTGCGCCGCGCTGCTGCGACAGGCCTACGTCCGGCTCAACACGCCGCGGCTGGCCCCGGACAAGCCGCTGCCGATGGCGATGCCGGTCACGGACATCAGCCTCGCGGTGGGAGCCAAACCCGTGACACCCGCACCCGTGGCGACGGCCTCGGGTGCCTCGGCGTCCGGCCAGTAG
- a CDS encoding citrate/2-methylcitrate synthase, translating into MTTLVDVPKGLAGVVVTDTQIGDVRGEEGFYHYRQYSAIDLAQNCSFEEVWYLMFNGALPTRAQLDEFRAKVAPLRHLSPGLTALLPSLAGAKPLEGLRTALSFAAAERGMRPLLDTDETERTEDVLFACAQVPTILTALYRLNTGKDPIAPRDDLPYASNYLYMLTGAEPSVEYGHAIERYLISTVDHGFNNSTFTARTIASTGADAGACLVGAIGSLSGPLHGGAPSRALAALEEIGSPDKIDNWVRHKVESGDRIMGFGHAVYKTDDPRSLMLRDVATSLGGDLADFAKQVERRVVEILAELKPGRNLYTNVEFYAGVVMEQCGVPRDMFTPTFTASRMVGWSANILEQANDSKIIRPRARYTGVEAPQPVVKPE; encoded by the coding sequence ATGACCACTTTGGTGGATGTACCCAAGGGCCTTGCCGGGGTTGTGGTAACCGATACCCAGATCGGTGACGTGCGTGGAGAAGAGGGTTTCTACCACTATCGGCAGTACTCGGCCATTGACCTGGCCCAGAACTGTTCCTTTGAGGAAGTCTGGTACCTGATGTTCAACGGCGCGCTGCCGACGCGCGCCCAGCTTGACGAGTTCCGGGCCAAGGTGGCGCCGCTGCGGCACCTGTCTCCCGGATTGACGGCGTTGCTGCCCTCGCTGGCCGGTGCCAAACCGCTGGAGGGCCTGCGCACCGCGCTGTCCTTCGCCGCCGCCGAGCGCGGCATGCGGCCGTTGCTGGACACCGACGAGACCGAACGCACCGAGGACGTGCTGTTCGCCTGCGCCCAGGTGCCCACGATCCTGACCGCGCTGTACCGGCTCAACACCGGCAAGGACCCGATCGCGCCCCGCGACGACCTGCCGTACGCGTCGAACTACCTGTACATGCTCACCGGTGCCGAGCCGAGCGTCGAATACGGGCACGCCATCGAGCGGTACCTGATCTCGACCGTCGACCACGGTTTCAACAACTCCACCTTCACCGCCCGCACCATCGCCTCCACCGGCGCCGACGCCGGTGCCTGCCTGGTCGGCGCCATCGGTTCGCTGTCGGGCCCGCTGCACGGCGGCGCCCCCTCCCGGGCGCTGGCGGCGCTGGAGGAGATCGGCAGCCCCGACAAGATCGACAACTGGGTGCGCCACAAGGTCGAATCCGGTGACCGCATCATGGGCTTCGGGCACGCGGTCTACAAGACCGACGACCCGCGCTCGCTGATGCTGCGCGACGTGGCCACCTCGCTGGGCGGCGACCTGGCCGACTTCGCCAAGCAGGTCGAGCGCCGCGTGGTGGAGATCCTGGCCGAGCTCAAGCCCGGCCGCAACCTCTACACCAACGTGGAGTTCTACGCCGGGGTCGTCATGGAGCAGTGCGGCGTGCCGCGCGACATGTTCACCCCGACCTTCACCGCCTCGCGGATGGTCGGCTGGAGCGCCAACATCCTCGAACAGGCCAACGACTCCAAGATCATCCGCCCGCGGGCCCGCTACACCGGAGTGGAAGCGCCGCAGCCGGTCGTCAAGCCGGAATAA
- the hutH gene encoding histidine ammonia-lyase has protein sequence MRDLLLTGDGYSIEDVHAVAHRRARVRPGPGLAERMASARAVVTEAVRRKDVVYGVTTGFGALADTTIGADDLAKLQVGIVRSHAAAVGTPLSDPIVRSLLLLRARTLSAGYSGVRPELPLFFLTLLEHDLLPVIPEKGSVGASGDLAQLAHLALPVIGEGRLRAPGDPVAGRPAAEVLAEHDITPLVLDPKEGLSLINGTEPMQAVLALAIMEAEALCKIADIACAMSVEALYGTDRAYDPRVQVIRPHPGQLDSAANLRDLLDGSPLLASHRDSDHAVQDSYALRCAPQVHGSSRDLITHCRNVLSIELKSIVDNPVVVRGPGGDGFEVMSTGNFHGQPLAFSADALAMASAELGSIAERRVYRMLDPATSRGLPPFLAPDAGTNSGFMLAQYTAASLVSENKVLCHPAGVDSIVTSGNQEDHVSMGWHAVRKAREVIDNVRSVLAIELLCAAQGLDLRGDVAKPSPATGAVLERVRQDVAAMPVDRELAPQIEAVRDMLDDLIDVAGDLR, from the coding sequence ATGCGTGATCTTCTACTGACCGGAGACGGCTACTCCATCGAGGACGTCCACGCGGTGGCCCACCGCCGCGCCCGGGTACGCCCCGGCCCCGGACTGGCCGAGCGGATGGCCTCCGCCCGCGCCGTCGTCACCGAGGCGGTGCGCCGCAAGGACGTCGTCTACGGCGTCACCACCGGCTTCGGGGCGCTGGCCGACACCACGATCGGCGCCGACGACCTCGCCAAACTCCAGGTCGGGATCGTGCGCAGCCACGCCGCCGCCGTGGGCACCCCGCTGTCGGACCCCATCGTCCGCTCGCTGCTGCTGCTGCGGGCCCGCACCCTGTCGGCCGGATACTCCGGCGTCCGCCCCGAACTGCCGCTGTTCTTCCTGACCCTGCTGGAGCACGACCTGCTGCCGGTGATCCCGGAGAAGGGCTCGGTGGGCGCCTCGGGCGACCTGGCCCAGCTGGCGCACCTGGCGCTGCCGGTCATCGGCGAGGGACGACTGCGCGCCCCCGGCGACCCCGTCGCGGGCCGCCCCGCCGCCGAAGTGCTGGCCGAACACGACATCACGCCGCTGGTCCTCGACCCCAAGGAGGGCCTGTCGCTCATCAACGGCACCGAGCCGATGCAGGCGGTACTGGCGCTGGCCATCATGGAGGCCGAGGCGCTGTGCAAGATCGCCGACATCGCCTGCGCCATGAGCGTGGAGGCCCTGTACGGCACCGACCGCGCCTACGACCCCCGCGTCCAGGTCATCCGGCCGCACCCCGGCCAGCTGGACTCCGCGGCCAACCTGCGCGACCTGCTTGACGGCAGCCCGCTTCTGGCCAGCCACCGCGACAGCGACCACGCCGTCCAGGACTCCTACGCGCTGCGCTGCGCCCCGCAGGTCCACGGCTCCAGCCGCGACCTGATCACGCATTGCCGCAACGTGCTCAGCATCGAACTGAAGTCCATCGTCGACAACCCCGTGGTCGTGCGCGGCCCCGGCGGCGACGGCTTCGAGGTGATGAGCACCGGCAACTTCCACGGCCAGCCGCTGGCCTTCTCCGCCGACGCCCTGGCCATGGCCTCCGCCGAACTGGGCAGCATCGCCGAACGCCGGGTCTACCGGATGCTCGACCCGGCCACCTCCCGGGGCCTGCCGCCGTTCCTGGCCCCCGACGCGGGCACCAACTCCGGGTTCATGCTGGCGCAGTACACCGCCGCCAGCCTCGTCAGCGAGAACAAGGTGCTGTGCCATCCGGCCGGCGTGGACTCCATCGTCACCTCCGGCAACCAGGAGGACCACGTGTCGATGGGCTGGCACGCGGTCCGCAAGGCCCGCGAGGTCATCGACAACGTCCGCAGCGTGCTGGCCATCGAGCTGCTGTGCGCCGCCCAGGGACTGGACCTGCGCGGCGACGTCGCGAAACCCAGCCCCGCCACCGGCGCCGTGCTGGAGCGGGTCCGTCAGGACGTCGCCGCCATGCCCGTCGACCGGGAACTGGCCCCCCAGATCGAGGCGGTGCGCGACATGCTCGACGACCTCATCGACGTGGCCGGTGACCTTCGGTAA
- a CDS encoding pyridoxamine 5'-phosphate oxidase family protein — translation MEGHGDTENNNAHASEAVSRGNGVVTLDTITTRECVDLLRESTVGRLGVTDRAMPMILPVNFQVYNDWVVVRTVPGSTMAEAARNSVVAFEVDQADFSKRTGWSVVVVGHASLISGGPVFETLCGLDLLAWAPHEEDGFLVIKMERVSGRRLAIAAESGTGIQK, via the coding sequence ATGGAGGGTCACGGCGACACCGAGAACAACAACGCGCACGCCTCAGAGGCGGTAAGTCGCGGTAACGGTGTTGTGACCCTGGACACGATCACTACCCGTGAGTGCGTGGATCTGCTCCGTGAATCCACCGTCGGGCGGCTGGGAGTCACCGATCGGGCAATGCCGATGATCCTGCCGGTCAATTTCCAGGTCTACAATGATTGGGTCGTGGTCCGCACCGTCCCCGGCAGCACGATGGCCGAGGCGGCCCGCAACTCGGTTGTGGCTTTTGAGGTGGATCAGGCGGATTTCAGTAAACGGACAGGTTGGAGCGTTGTCGTCGTCGGACACGCGAGTCTGATCAGCGGCGGCCCGGTCTTCGAAACGCTGTGTGGACTGGACCTGCTGGCATGGGCACCGCACGAAGAGGACGGTTTCCTGGTCATTAAGATGGAGCGTGTTTCCGGTCGGCGCCTTGCGATTGCCGCCGAATCCGGTACCGGAATCCAGAAATAA
- a CDS encoding GAF domain-containing sensor histidine kinase: MPDDESRVLNDPVPRTVADTLSGLRLNELLAEVQERIGQIAATRDRLQRLLDAITMVAGDLDLDSTLRRITEAAVGLVDARYGALGVLAAPGDRNRLRSFVTVGMSEDERSHIDHEPHGEGILGLLINHPQVIRLSALNKHPDSVGFPANHPKMASFLGAPIQVRDEVFGNLYLSEKRGASEFNSDDEVVIQALAAAAGIAIENARMYEQATVRRRWLAASSKLQAELLSGATLESALGLAAVHTRELLKADTVFIALPEPYEDDLLRVKAVDGDFDDRLMGITLTAPVMSEVLKAGVSEVEGEFAALLAAAAKTPPGEFAAVLAVPIQISDTGEGTLVALRHRGSPLFSSLKLPDVVSFAQDAALAIRAAEGQRAQHLLDVLSDRERIAADLHDHVIQRLYGCGMNLQATLPRVNEPGARRRIQTVVEELDTTIREIRTSIFALQSTSEDSSGSLRRRLLDATAQMSADSKLSPAVYLSGAVDTLVPVEIADHAEAVVREAVSNAVRHAHASHIVVSAEAGDDLVIDVTDDGKGIPEEVVHSGLANMERRAQTCGGNLTIAPMPEGGTRITWQVPLP, from the coding sequence ATGCCGGACGACGAATCTCGCGTCCTGAATGACCCGGTGCCGCGGACGGTAGCCGATACCCTCTCCGGACTTCGCCTCAACGAGCTGCTCGCCGAGGTGCAGGAACGGATCGGACAGATCGCCGCCACCCGCGACCGGTTGCAGCGTCTCCTGGACGCCATCACGATGGTGGCCGGGGACCTCGACCTGGACTCGACGCTGCGCCGCATCACCGAGGCCGCCGTCGGGCTCGTCGACGCCCGCTACGGTGCGCTGGGCGTGCTCGCCGCGCCCGGAGACCGCAACCGGCTGCGCAGCTTCGTCACCGTCGGCATGAGCGAGGACGAACGGTCCCATATCGACCACGAGCCGCACGGTGAGGGCATCCTGGGGCTGCTCATCAACCACCCGCAGGTCATCCGGTTGTCGGCGCTCAACAAGCACCCCGACTCGGTGGGATTCCCCGCCAACCATCCCAAGATGGCCAGCTTCCTGGGTGCCCCGATCCAGGTGCGCGACGAGGTGTTCGGCAACCTCTACCTGTCGGAGAAGCGCGGCGCCTCGGAGTTCAACAGCGACGACGAGGTCGTCATCCAGGCGCTGGCCGCCGCGGCGGGTATCGCCATCGAGAACGCCCGCATGTACGAGCAGGCCACGGTGCGGCGGCGCTGGCTGGCCGCCTCGTCCAAACTCCAGGCCGAACTGCTCAGCGGCGCCACCCTGGAGTCGGCGCTGGGGCTGGCGGCCGTGCACACCCGGGAACTGCTCAAGGCCGACACCGTCTTCATCGCGCTGCCGGAGCCCTACGAGGACGACCTGCTGCGCGTCAAGGCCGTGGACGGCGACTTCGACGACCGGCTCATGGGCATCACGCTGACCGCGCCGGTGATGAGCGAAGTGCTCAAGGCCGGTGTCAGCGAGGTCGAGGGCGAGTTCGCCGCCCTGCTGGCCGCCGCCGCCAAGACCCCGCCGGGGGAGTTCGCGGCGGTGCTGGCGGTGCCGATCCAGATCTCCGACACCGGGGAGGGCACGCTGGTGGCGTTGCGGCACCGGGGATCGCCGCTGTTCTCGTCACTGAAACTGCCCGACGTGGTGTCCTTCGCGCAGGACGCGGCGCTGGCGATCCGCGCCGCCGAGGGCCAACGCGCCCAGCACCTGCTGGACGTGCTGTCGGACCGCGAGCGCATCGCCGCCGACCTGCACGACCACGTCATCCAGCGGCTGTACGGCTGCGGCATGAACCTGCAGGCGACCCTGCCCAGGGTCAACGAACCCGGGGCCCGGCGCCGGATCCAGACCGTCGTGGAGGAACTGGACACCACGATCCGCGAGATCCGCACCTCGATCTTCGCGCTCCAGTCCACCAGCGAGGACTCCAGCGGCAGCCTGCGACGGCGACTGCTGGACGCGACCGCGCAGATGTCGGCCGACAGCAAACTCTCCCCGGCGGTGTACCTGTCGGGCGCCGTGGACACGCTGGTGCCGGTGGAGATCGCCGACCACGCCGAGGCCGTGGTGCGCGAGGCCGTCAGCAACGCCGTGCGCCACGCCCACGCCAGTCACATCGTCGTCAGCGCCGAGGCCGGGGACGACCTGGTCATCGACGTCACCGACGATGGTAAGGGCATCCCGGAGGAGGTCGTGCACAGTGGCCTGGCCAATATGGAGCGG